Below is a window of Chloroflexota bacterium DNA.
CGGCTCGTCGAGGAGGAGCAGACGCGGGCGCCCCATCAGGGCCCGTCCAATGGCGAGCATCTGCTGCTCCCCGCCGGACAGCGTCCCGCCATGCTGGCGGGCCCGTTCCCGAAGTCGAGGAAAGAGGGCAAAGATCCGCTCGATATCTTCCTTGATGCCGCGGTCTTTCCGTGCGAAAGCGCCCATCTCGAGGTTTTCCAGCACCGTCATGCGCGGAAAGATGCGACGCCCCTCCGGCGCCTGGCACACGCCCAGCTCGACGATGCGGTGAGGCGGGAGCTCGTCGATGCGCTGATCGGCCAGGACTACTGAGCCGCGTCTCGGGTGCAGCACGCCCGCGATGGTATTCAGGGTCGTGGATTTCCCCGCACCGTTCGCCCCGATGAGGGTCACGATCTCACCTGGCTCCACAGAGAGGGAGATGCCCTTCAAGGCGCGTACGTGCCCGTAGTACGTCTCGATGTTCTCAACGCGCAGTAGCGTCATGGTCCGGCGGCGGGCCTCCCCAGATACGCTTCGATCACCCTGGGATCGCGCTGCACCTCCTCGGGGCGGCCGTCCGCGATCCTCGTCCCGTAGTCGAGGACATACACATAG
It encodes the following:
- a CDS encoding ABC transporter ATP-binding protein; the encoded protein is MTLLRVENIETYYGHVRALKGISLSVEPGEIVTLIGANGAGKSTTLNTIAGVLHPRRGSVVLADQRIDELPPHRIVELGVCQAPEGRRIFPRMTVLENLEMGAFARKDRGIKEDIERIFALFPRLRERARQHGGTLSGGEQQMLAIGRALMGRPRLLLLDEPSMGLAPMLVSLIFDTIRQINAQGTTVLLVEQNAMMALEIAHRGYVLETGSIVLEGPSAALRNNPIVQSAYLGIDGALATEP